A stretch of Plutella xylostella chromosome 10, ilPluXylo3.1, whole genome shotgun sequence DNA encodes these proteins:
- the LOC105389620 gene encoding uncharacterized protein LOC105389620 isoform X1, protein MSEIFDSHEELPIPPQTSHRSHHELNKEESMIQLLVKDYESRIMKELEHELNPRSKAPFAVYFTDNNKRTVIQGTPPWITENAERFLIGTPNAFLVKMEYLSELGFITCLQYSADGDHILVGHSSGLIQMRHGKTGTVICTLRPRQFPPKPVYSLQYSDAEERVCYATSSDGSIYRIDIPNITPDLENPPIYCITADPALECLSMQFYGTPGISSYATAIISQRYPALSLGITADQNKMVVGYEDTSVKVYDMETLQAETTYKVHKMRMKLMLKKLQRSHSGQVCALRCHPQNVYQFASAAWDNTLRIWDVRCKVGCVMTFEGVNVCSDSIDLNRNHCIAGSWQPTGALTVWDLVARRKLTDVTIQNRRPDVDGEYIYACRFWRSADYNRKGKYAIIGGSGTGCVEVINLHNRYIACSYPSEGAILAVTSHGERIAYGGTSSVFTIVTFRDPKHEKYEKFEQERFRRTIPDEQRSAEDWKILAGSSEYDTGYWDT, encoded by the exons ATgagtgaaatatttgatagcCATGAGGAGTTGCCTATTCCGCCGCAAACATCACACCGCTCACACCACGAGCTGAATAAAGAGGAGTCGATGATCCAGTTGCTTGTGAAAGACTATGAATCTAGAATTATGAAAGAACTTGAGCACGAACTGAACCCAAGGTCTAAAGCTCCCTTTGCTGTCTACTTCACTGATAATAACAAGCGTACGGTGATTCAAGGGACCCCACCGTGGATCACTGAAAACGCTGAAAGATTCCTCATTGGCACACCTAACGCTTTCCTGGTGAAGATGGAGTATTTGTCTGAGTTAGGCTTCATAACTTGCTTGCAGTATTCTGCCGATGGGGACCACATTTTGGTGGGCCATTCTTCTGGTTTGATTCAG ATGCGTCACGGTAAAACCGGTACAGTAATCTGCACCCTTCGTCCAAGGCAGTTCCCTCCGAAGCCGGTGTATTCCCTCCAGTACAGTGATGCAGAGGAGAGGGTCTGCTACGCAACCTCTAGCGACGGATCTATTTACCGGATAGATATACCTAAT ATAACTCCTGACCTGGAGAATCCACCGATCTACTGCATCACAGCGGATCCGGCCCTGGAATGCCTCAGCATGCAGTTTTACGGCACCCCGGGGATCTCATCCTACGCTACTGCGATTATCTCTC AAAGGTACCCAGCTCTATCGCTCGGAATAACTGCTGACCAAAACAAAATGGTGGTCGGGTACGAAGACACTTCAGTAAAAGTGTACGACATGGAAACTCTTCAG GCTGAAACCACGTACAAAGTACACAAGATGCGTATGAAGCTGATGCTGAAGAAGCTTCAGCGGAGTCACTCGGGGCAGGTGTGCGCGCTGCGCTGTCACCCGCAGAACGTATATCAGTTCGCCTCTGCCGCCTGGGATAACACGCTACGA attTGGGATGTGAGATGCAAAGTGGGGTGTGTCATGACATTTGAAGGAGTTAACGTTTGCAGTGACAGCATAGACCTAAAC CGCAACCACTGCATAGCCGGCAGCTGGCAGCCGACCGGCGCGCTCACCGTGTGGGACCTGGTGGCTCGGAGGAAGCTCACCGACGTCACGATACAGAACCGGAGACCAGACGTGGACGGGGAGTACATCTACGCGTGCCGGTTTTGGAGATCCGCTGAT TACAACCGGAAGGGCAAATACGCGATCATCGGCGGCAGCGGCACCGGGTGCGTGGAAGTGATCAATCTGCACAACCGGTACATCGCTTGCTCCTACCCTTCTGAGGGGGCGATCCTGGCAGTCACCAGCCACGGCGAGCGCATCGCCTACGGGGGCACCTCAAGTGTCTTCACCATCGTGACCTTCCGTGACCCCAAACATGAGAAATACGAGAAGTTTGAACAAGAACGTTTTAGAAGAACGATACCTGATGAACAGCGCTCGGCAGAAGACTGGAAGATACTCGCTGGCAGTTCGGAGTATGATACGGGGTATTGGGACActtaa
- the LOC105389620 gene encoding uncharacterized protein LOC105389620 isoform X2 has product MSDAESNAAFKEYAEKINTYYSTDKTPKIWYPMFYRVKIKNRYDMHKWINDNNETFLKGTENKVLQNRWFYSEMGPITALAYAPNGAHIIVGHGTGLIQMRHGKTGTVICTLRPRQFPPKPVYSLQYSDAEERVCYATSSDGSIYRIDIPNITPDLENPPIYCITADPALECLSMQFYGTPGISSYATAIISQRYPALSLGITADQNKMVVGYEDTSVKVYDMETLQAETTYKVHKMRMKLMLKKLQRSHSGQVCALRCHPQNVYQFASAAWDNTLRIWDVRCKVGCVMTFEGVNVCSDSIDLNRNHCIAGSWQPTGALTVWDLVARRKLTDVTIQNRRPDVDGEYIYACRFWRSADYNRKGKYAIIGGSGTGCVEVINLHNRYIACSYPSEGAILAVTSHGERIAYGGTSSVFTIVTFRDPKHEKYEKFEQERFRRTIPDEQRSAEDWKILAGSSEYDTGYWDT; this is encoded by the exons ATGAGCGATGCTGAGAGTAATGCAGCCTTTAAAGAATATGCAGAAAAgattaatacctactacagtACCGATAAAACACCTAAAATATGGTATCCCATGTTCTAccgtgttaaaataaaaaatcgctACGACATGCATAAGTGgataaatgataataatgaaaCGTTCTTGAAAGGAACCGAAAATAAAGTTCTTCAGAATAGGTGGTTTTACTCAGAAATGGGTCCTATAACTGCCTTAGCTTATGCCCCAAATGGCGCACACATTATTGTAGGTCACGGCACAGGACTGATTCAG ATGCGTCACGGTAAAACCGGTACAGTAATCTGCACCCTTCGTCCAAGGCAGTTCCCTCCGAAGCCGGTGTATTCCCTCCAGTACAGTGATGCAGAGGAGAGGGTCTGCTACGCAACCTCTAGCGACGGATCTATTTACCGGATAGATATACCTAAT ATAACTCCTGACCTGGAGAATCCACCGATCTACTGCATCACAGCGGATCCGGCCCTGGAATGCCTCAGCATGCAGTTTTACGGCACCCCGGGGATCTCATCCTACGCTACTGCGATTATCTCTC AAAGGTACCCAGCTCTATCGCTCGGAATAACTGCTGACCAAAACAAAATGGTGGTCGGGTACGAAGACACTTCAGTAAAAGTGTACGACATGGAAACTCTTCAG GCTGAAACCACGTACAAAGTACACAAGATGCGTATGAAGCTGATGCTGAAGAAGCTTCAGCGGAGTCACTCGGGGCAGGTGTGCGCGCTGCGCTGTCACCCGCAGAACGTATATCAGTTCGCCTCTGCCGCCTGGGATAACACGCTACGA attTGGGATGTGAGATGCAAAGTGGGGTGTGTCATGACATTTGAAGGAGTTAACGTTTGCAGTGACAGCATAGACCTAAAC CGCAACCACTGCATAGCCGGCAGCTGGCAGCCGACCGGCGCGCTCACCGTGTGGGACCTGGTGGCTCGGAGGAAGCTCACCGACGTCACGATACAGAACCGGAGACCAGACGTGGACGGGGAGTACATCTACGCGTGCCGGTTTTGGAGATCCGCTGAT TACAACCGGAAGGGCAAATACGCGATCATCGGCGGCAGCGGCACCGGGTGCGTGGAAGTGATCAATCTGCACAACCGGTACATCGCTTGCTCCTACCCTTCTGAGGGGGCGATCCTGGCAGTCACCAGCCACGGCGAGCGCATCGCCTACGGGGGCACCTCAAGTGTCTTCACCATCGTGACCTTCCGTGACCCCAAACATGAGAAATACGAGAAGTTTGAACAAGAACGTTTTAGAAGAACGATACCTGATGAACAGCGCTCGGCAGAAGACTGGAAGATACTCGCTGGCAGTTCGGAGTATGATACGGGGTATTGGGACActtaa